TGTTCAATACAGACTCAAAAACAGGAAGAATTATACCAAGTTTCACCAGTTGGGTATCTAAGGGTTTGCCATCAGTCACATCTCCGCTAAAGAAATCAAATAGCGGAAAGCAATACATTGACGAGTGTGCGCACACACACGCATacacattttcattttcaatttttttttcctcttttgatCCTTTCATCAAATGGGTGATGAGCACATTTGAAGTTTCACCAACTCACGTCCACAAGAAAGAACATACTATGCTAAGATAAGGAAAACACAAAACTTCAGTACTTCAACAACTTTCAACATGTGGATAACTTTAGGCTTGAAGTAATTACTTGCATACATCGAGAAACTAATAAAATCGtgaatttttgaaacttttagCAGATGGGTCTCTAAGAGTTCCATTTAATCATCAATTTCGCATTCACAGTCAAGAACCAATCGTCAAAAGAAACACATATTGAAATCATCAAAACAACTAAGATGAAAACTTTGTAATATCACaaaataaggacaaaaaaaaaacagacttTCACTATTCTCAGCAATGGAAGAAGAAAATCTAAAACCCACtgaaaggagaaaaaatcatttatttggcaaaaaaaaatgtcacaaaGAAAATGGGTTTGGAACCTGCAAGCTTGGTGACAGAAGCGCACAAGGAAGAAGGCCAAGAATACATGATATAGCCTACAACTTCTCCATCCACGTCCACGTAAAGCAACCCAGAATTCTTCTTTCTCAGCTCTTCATCAAAGGACCTAGCAAGCGATTCGTGTTTAGGGAATACCTTTCTCTCTAGTTTCACTATGTCATCCACAATCTTGCCCCAGTTGGTGGCGTTTCTAAGGAGCTCCACTATGACCCCGCTCGACATGGATGAGTTTGGGCCTTCCTTTTCTTGGTTTGCTCTGTTTCAAGCGTCTGCTAAAGGCTAGTTTGGTTTTACTTCTAGACTTCTGTTTAGtttagattatatatttattttcgaAGTAAAATCTATTCAATAAAATACGCAATCTTAGGAAATCCCAATTCctgttatattaaaaattagggttaaatgcaattttggtACATGGGTATCGAAAAGACACACTTAGTACTGCCGTCTATAATCTGTCTAAATATTTAACGGATCTCCACGTCAGCACCTGTAAGATGGTGACACATGTCTCTAATGCCACATATTGATGCAAAATCAGTAGACTAGATGATGTGGCCGAATCACGAGAGGGGAAGGTTGCTACATATAAAactatttgtatcatttggtatcaaaacTGTCATCACATCGAGTATGAGATCGAACAAGTTGCGATTTATGGCTAAGTTCTATCCAAATTTTGTATTAATGAAATTCACCTAAATTGTGTGCACTTTATTTTAGGACGGAGTATTGGTTAAATTGGTGACAATAGATGTATTTTCGTTTACGAAAAGTCAATTAATAAACCAGCTTCATACCAGCAAGAATAAATTTcaactattttaattaagtcGGTTAACTCAGTAAAGTCGTCGGTCAATTAAGTTGATTAGTCATGGTCTTTTCATATTGGGCCAAGTCTATTTTTATAGGCCGAAATGAATTGTTTGTGGGCTAAATAAGTATTTATTGAACATGATTTTGGCTAAACAAGTGAACCAAACAACTATTGAGGGCCGAAGACAATTAAGTTGGTTTGGTTCCAGTCGGTTCAATTCAATTCTGTTAACCgaagaaataaaatttatacCGACTGCTAAACCGacattgaaataatttttttattccgaCTACCAACGATTGGAAATCAAAAACAATTGAATATTATGCCCACCCTactttattttaacaaatttaccACTATGCAAACATGTTTTGCGACATACTATATGGCGTTTTTAGCGAACCCCACAACATGACCCGACTCTTTGCCAGGTCTGGATAGAACTTTGGCGTAGCCACAGGGAGAAAGAGCTGGAAATGAAATGATAGTGTTACAGTGCGGTCCTGTTTATCCTACACCATCTAAATTGAGCGTACAACTTAGCCAACCGCTAACTTCATTTCTATCTCTAAGTGCTCTTCTCTGTTCCTCCAAGTCCAAATCTAAGCTAAGCTCCAAAGCTTCTTTTAAGTGTTCTTGCACCCCAAATGAAGACACCCATGAGGCGTCTTATCAGGTACAATCACTTCTGCTAATTACtttattatatgaattttattcGATATATCATGTCCATATTTTTCCGTATATCTGAAGTTTTAttggagcctttttttttttttttttttttctttttctgctttgATTGATGAAAGCTGTAATTGTAAGACTAAAATGAAAACACTTTCTGAAGGTTTAAGAAAATGGGTGTTTTACGATTTCGTTCACTTCTCTGCTGGTTAACAAATAGGCAAGATGTTGTTGGAAatgggttttcaaaaaatacCACAAAAAGTTTCTCATTTTGTGTTCCCTCGTCTTAGGAAGATAAAATTCAGAACACAGCATTGTCGAAAACTTTTGTGTCATGATTTATACATCGATTGCAGATGATTCTCTGACTCGTATGactattttagttattttctattatgaATGTGAAAAGGTTTAGAATTTATTGATTGTTTTAGCAACATAGAATGTGTAATTGAAACGTGTTTGTTGAATAAGTAGTGAATTTTAGCCAGACGTCTAGACATTTTTGAATTTTCCGGTCTGTTGATTCAAATACGGGAATGGGGTTTTTTGTGATTCTGTATTATAGGGCTTCTCGGTGCTGCCACGAGATATTCCTTGGGATACTGGGAGTGTATGGACCACAATGGCATTTTACATGTTCAATCTGCACATTCCTTTGAGTTTCGGAGGGTTGTCTGTGGTTGCTTGGATACTGCATGAACCTCATCTTGATCCACAGACGGAAGTGAGTATATTTAGATCTCTATGAACAGTAATTACACTGGTTAGACTCTATCAGATTATTGAAGTAATGGAAGAGGAGGGAAGAGAATGACTATAAATGCTTTGCAAAGGagacattttatttattctattctTCTTCTATCTCTtctgttttgattttatttctcCTTTTATCATTGTACTTCACTTTCTTATTTTCTCAGAAAATGTGCTTAAGGTGCCCTCTCCTTGATAGACATACACATTATAAAAGAGATGTAAGAAAAGCCTATCT
This window of the Corylus avellana chromosome ca5, CavTom2PMs-1.0 genome carries:
- the LOC132182721 gene encoding uncharacterized protein LOC132182721, with amino-acid sequence MSSGVIVELLRNATNWGKIVDDIVKLERKVFPKHESLARSFDEELRKKNSGLLYVDVDGEVVGYIMYSWPSSLCASVTKLAVKENCRRQGHGEALLKAAIQKCRTRNVHRISLHVDPLRTPAVILYKKFGFQVDNLIEGYYSSDRNAYRMYLDFDAN